DNA from Campylobacter sp. RM5004:
TTATAATTAGTTCTTGCTCCACTGCCCCTAGTCCAAACGCCATTTAAAACTTTTGCATTTCTTAGATTAATTGCTCTTTTATTTAATGTACTAATATCATAAAAATTAAGATTTAAAAACGCATTTAATTCATCAAGCTTTAAGCTAGTTTTATCATTTAGTGTAGGTTTTATAATATCATTAAATGCTATTGTTTTATTATCAATTTCTTTTAATTTCTCATCAATCTCACTTCTTGTAAAACCAAAAGCTTTTAATTCTTCATCACTTAATTTACTAAGCTCTCTTATTTCTTCATCGCTTAAAGTAATAGTAAAACTATTATCTGTATTATAATCAATTACATCAGTATCTAAATCATTATTTAAATCATCATAAATAATATTATCTTTTGTGTTGTCATTAATAATTTCTTCATCTTTACTAGAAGGCACTAAAGTTTCATCTATACTAGGATTATCATCTTTTACATCTTCATTTGGAAGTGCAATAGGAGTTTTAATAGCTGTGTCTTCTATTTTAGTTGCTGGAATACTTTCTTGATTAGAAGCATTAGACTCATCTATGCTAGGATTAGCATTAGTTTCTTCACTTGGAAGAGTATTGTCAATCGGAGTTTTAATAGCTGTGTCTTCTATTTTAGTTGCAGGAATACTAATTGGACTTTTTGTAGCTGTATCTTCAATCTTAACAGCAGGAACGCTAATTTTTACAGGGTTATTAATATAATATATTAATTCACTAGCAGTGTTATTTGTAGCAATATAATTTCTATCTACATTTAAAGTAATTAAATCATCTTGATAAGCTATAAAATTATTAAAAAATGTTTCGCTAATATTATTCATACCTTTTGCAAGAATAGCAAGCTGCATTTGGTCTTTAAAATAATCGTAATTAATAACATTATTTGATACAACATTTAAAAATTCTAAAGTATTGTTATCTCCACTTGTATTTTCACTCACAAACAATGGTTGAAAAGTATTTTTAGTAATATCTATTTGATAAATACTATTGCTTAAATTTAGACTTTTTACTTCTTCTATGTTTGATAGCTTTGAATTAGTTGCAATTAATTCATCAAATCCAAATATCAAACCACTACTTATAACATTATTAAAATTAGCTTTAGAATAGCCTTTAAGCTCTCCGGTAAAAACCGAATTTGTTGCGTTAATTTCTCCATAACCCGAATAGTTACCATCAACATAGCTATTATCAACGCTTAAATTCTCAATTTCTGCTCCGTTAGCTATATTAGAATTCATATAAGAATTATTTAGTTTCATACTGCTTAAACTAGCTAAATCATTACTAAAATCAACTATTGAATTATTTACTTCATAAGAAGTCATTGCTTCATTAACTAAAACTACTGAATTACTAACGCTTACCAAATCAGAAGCTGACATTCCAACAGTATCATAATGTAATACACCATTATATGCACCATCAAAACCATAAAATATATCATAATTAATAGCTGTATCAAAATCCCATAAAGGAGTTGTATTAGCATCTACTTCACCAATTTCTAAATTAGCAAAAATAGTATTTGTTCCATCTTTTTTATCAATAAAATAAACATATTTTTTTGTTTCATCAAGATTTGAAAATATAGGCATATTTGCTTTCATATCTTGATATACATAGCTTTCGTATTGACCACCTATAAAAGGAACATATTTAGCACCCCAAAAGTATTTTGTTAAATCTTGATTAAGTTGTGCATTAAAGCCTGTCAAATCATTAGTAATTTTGATAAAATTATCACTTGTTCTACTATAAAATTTCGTTAATTCTTCCTCAGATGAAAAATCTAGCCAGTTTTCAAAAAATGGCATACCAGCAACTGCAAAAGATTTTACAGAAAATAAACATAATAAAGAACTATTAAATAAAAATTTCTTAGTTAAAAACATTTTTATAACCTTTGTGAAAAATTATTTCTTATATATCGGCAATTATTAAAAATAATTTATATATAAAATAAAAATAAAAAAGATATTTATTATAATGTAAATAAAATTAAAATATTTTTAATCAATATAATTTAAAAATAAATAATTATTAATTTTGGAATTTGAAATAGGAATTTGGTTTAAGAATTTTAATAAAAACTCCTTAAACCACTTTATATTTAATGTTAAAATACTATTTAAGCTTTAAAAGTATATTTAAAAATAGCACCTTTTTCATAATTATAAGCTTCATATAAAATATCGTATTTTTTACAAATATTTCTTACAATATTTAGCCCTAGCCCAAAACCACCTTGAGCTAAATCTTCTCTTGCATATCTTTGCCAAATTCTCTTAGTGTCTTTAATACCGATTCCTTCATCTTGAATGATAAAATACATTTTATTATCTTGTTTTTCTAAAATTACTTTTACTTTTGAATTAACTTTAGTGTATTTTAAAGCATTTGAGAGATTATTATCCACTAATCTTAGCAATTCTACTTCGCTAATTAATACAAATAAATCATCGCTAATTCCTAATTCAAATTCCACGCTTTTTAAACTAGCAATTGTCATAAAAAAGTTTATTCTATTTTTCAAAAATATTGAAAAATTAATATTTTTTAAAGGGTATTTAGCATTTGGATTTTCTATATAAAATCCTACATCATCATAAGTAGTTTTCATTTGATTTAAGGCTGCTTTTATTCGTTTTTGATATTTACTCTCTTCTAACATATCAGTATTTAAAAGTGCAACTCCAAGCGGTGTTTTTAATTCATGCATTGCATCATAAAAAAATGTATTTATAGTATTCTTATACCAAATTAGGCTCTTAATATTATCTTTATAAACAAGATAAATTAAGATAAATAATATAAAAGCTCCACCACCAAAAACAATAATAGTATTAACCAAGCTCTTATTATAAACACAAGGCTTTCCTAAAACAACATCATAAATTTTGCCATTGATTTTCTTTTGATACTTGTAATAAAGATAAGAATTATGGCATTTGTATATGAAATCTTCTCTTATTTCATTGATATTTAACTCACAACTTAAAACTTCTTCATCATTAAAAATACAAACTTTAGCATCTTTTAAATCGCCAAATTCTTTATTAGAAAACGCAACTAATTCTAATAAAGTCGTATTTTTATCATTTGCTACGCTTAATTTTAAAATCCCAACAGAAAGTAAAGAAAAAATTATAATGATTAAGGTAATAAGTAATGCTTGTCTAGACATTAATTTTATATCCTAAACCTCTTTGTGAGATTATAAAATCATCGCTTGTTTTTGCTCTAATTCTTTTTACATAAACTCTTACATCGCTTACATCGGATTGCTCTAAAACTTCATTATTCCAAACATATTCATATATGTTATTAACACTTACAAAGCTTGATTTATTGCCTAATAAATACTCAACTAAATTAATTTCTTTATTTGTAAGTTCTACTATTTTGTTATTTTTGCTAAGAGTTTTATTTAAGTAATCATAAGTAAAATCATTTGCTATTTTTATTATTTGATTATTAGTGTGAAAAAATTGTTTTAATAATTCTTTTACACGATATTTTAATTCATCTAATTCAAAAGGCTTTTTAAGATACTCATTACACCCTAATTCATAACCTTTTTTAATACTTGCAATATCCGTTCTTGAAGTCATCATCATAACAGGACTTGCGATATTTAAACTCTTAATATAAGCTAAGACTTCAAATCCACTTGTATTAATCACTTTAACATCTAAAATGTATAAATGATAGAATTTATTAGCTATTGTTTTACAGGCTAAATCGCCATCGCTAAAAACATCTACACTAAAGCCTAAATCTTGCAAATACTCACAAATGCTTGTTGCATAAATATAATCATCTTCTAATAATAATATTTCCATCTTCCACCCTTTAAAGGCTCATTTTAATACCTTAAAATTATTTTAATTTTAAATATGGAATTTGAATTAGGAATTTAAAAAATGTTTAAAGCAAAATTGCCTTAAACATTAAATCTAAAATGCATAATATCACCATCAATTACTTCGTAATCTTTGCCTTCTAAGCGTAATTTTCCTGCTTCTTTAGCCTTAGCTTCGCCACCACAAGCTATAAAATCATCATAGCTAATTACTTCAGCTTTAATAAAGCCTTTTTCAAAATCATTATGAATTACACTTGCAGCCTTTGGAGCTTTATAGCCTTTATGAATTGTCCAAGAGCGAACTTCTTGCACACCACAAGTAAAGTAAGATATTAAATTAAGCTTAGCAAAAGAAGTTCTAATAATAGCAGCTAGACCGCTCTCGCTAACGCCTAATTCATTAAGAAATTCATTAGCTTCAGCTTCATCCATTCCAACCAAATCTTCTTCAAGCTTAGCGCATAATTTCATAACGCTATGATTTGATTTTGCTGCGTATTCACGCACTTTTTTAACATAGTCATTATCATCTAGCAATTCATCTTCGCTTACATTAACACCATAAATGACTTCTTTTGCACTAAGTAATCTTAATTCTTTATTTAAAGTTAAAAACGCTTCGCTATCGCGATTAGCATATTCACTAGCCATTTTTCCATCTTCAAGGTGCTTTAATAAATCTTGTGCTAATTCAAGGCATTCTTTTGCACCTTTAAGATTTGCTTTTGCTTCTTTTGCAAGTCTATCAAGCTTTTTATTAAGCTGTTCAATATCAGCTAAGATTAATTCAAGATTTATAATTTCAATATCTCTAATAGGATCAACCCCACCTTCAACATGGGTAATATTCTCATCATCAAAACATCTTACTATATGTAAAATCAAATCAGTTTCACGAATATTTGCTAAGAATTTATTCCCTAGACCTTCGCCCTTACTAGCACCTTTTACAAGTCCTGCAATATCAACAAATTCTATCATTGAATGCATTATTCTTTGTGGATTTACTATTTTTGCAAGTTCATTTAAACGATGATCAGGAACTTCTACAACTGCTTTATTTGGCTCAATTGTGCAGAATGGATAGTTTGCTGCTTGAGCGTTTGCTGCTTTTGTTAAAGCGTTAAAAGTTGTGCTTTTACCAACGTTTGGAAGTCCAACAATACCTACACTAAGACCCATTATTTTCTCCTTGCCATTCTAAGTAAATTAATAATATTCATTCTAACTCCTGCTGCACTTGCACCATAACTATTCTCTCCCCAAGCTTTTTCTAAATAAGCTGGTCCAGCTATATCTAAGTGCAGCCATTTATCTTTATATTCTTTTCTAATAAACTCGCCTAAGAACATTCCAGCACTAATAGCTCCACCATATCTTGAGCTACCTGTATTGCTAACATCTGCTATCTTGCTTTTAATTAATTCTTTAATATGTGGATTAAAATGAAGAACGCAAGTATATTCGCCACTTCTTTTTGAGTTTTCATAAAATTCATTTTGAAGCTCTTCATTATAGCCCATAATGCCACTTGTATATTCGCTAAGCCCTACTACACAAGCACCTGTTAAAGTAGCTAAATCTATCAATAAATCAGGTTTTAAATCTTGTGCAAAACTTAAACAATCTGCTAAAACTAATCTTCCTTCAGCATCTGTGTTTCTTACTTCAATACTTACACCTTCTTTTGAAATTACTACATCATCAGGCATATATGATTTTTCACTTATGCAGTTTTGTGCTGCACCTATTATTCCGTGAATTTCATAATCTAAATTAAGTAATTTTGCAGCTTTTAAAATACCTAAAACAGCAGCAGCTCCGCTCTTATCAGCTTTCATTGTTAGCATATAATCAGCCGGTTTAAGGCTTAGCCCACCTGTATCATATACAAGTCCTTTTCCTACATAAACAATTCTTTTTTTTGCATTTTTAGGTTTATATGCTAGATGAATTAGCTTTGCTGGATAAGCACTTGCACGATTTACTGCCAAAAACGCATTCATTCCTTCTTTTTGCATATAATCATCGCTATAAATATTGCATTCTAAATCAAATTCTTTAGCAAGTTTTAAAGCGTCTTGCTCAAAGCTTAATTGATTGTATGTGCTTGGAATTTCATTTACGATATTCTTTACATCTTCACAAGCATTTGCTAAAACTTCAGCTAATCTAACGCCTTCTTTAATATCATCACTTGCATTTACTAAAAGACTAATAAGCTCAATTTTGCTATTTTTTGGCTCTTTTTGATATTTATTAAACTCATATAAAGCTGCTAAAACCCCATAAATAATCGCATAAGCACTATAAAACTCACAACCTATATTTAAGTATTCAATACTAAGGCTTTTTATATTTAAGTTTTTAATAGTTTTAATTGCACTTCCAACACTAGCTATTAAACTTGCATAAGTTAGCTCTTCGCTTAGCCCTATATAAAGTGTTCTTTTGGCTAAATTGCAAATACTTCCAACGCCTTTATAATCATTTATCTTAAAAAATTCATCATCATCAAATTTACTTAAATCTTTGTTTTGTATAAAACAAACTTTAAAATCAGTATTTGTATCATTAAATACTATTTGCATTTTTTTTACCTTTCTTACTTAATAATTTATTTTCTAAACTTTTAAACGCATATAAAATCAAGCATAAAAATCCAACTATTAAAATAGCTGCTAAATACCAATGATTTTTAGCCCAATTTATAATAGCCCAAATTTGCTCTCCAAAAATATAAACCGTAAAAATAGTAATAGCCGCCCAAACTTGAGCTGAAATAAAATTAATTATTGCAAATTTCTTAGCACTATAATTAGTAAGCCCTATACTCATAGGAATAACGGTTCTAAAACCATACATATAGCGTTGAATAAATATTATAGGCCAGCCATATTTTTGAAGTAATATTTGAGCTACTGCGAATTTTCTTCTCTGAGCTTTTAGTTTTTTTCTAATATAATTTTTTGAATATCTTCCTATATAAAAATACACTTGATCTCCAACAAAACCACCACAACCTGCAATAAAAGTAATAAGCCCTATATGAATATGTTCTCCATGAGCTGCAAGGCCTGCTAAGATTAGTGCAGTTTCTCCTTCAAGCGTGCACCATAAAAATATAATAATACTAGCAAGAACGATTTTATCTCTAAATAAAGCCGTTAAAACCCCTTCAGGATCAGCAAAAAACGAAGAAAAAAATTCTAAAATCATATCCATAGCTAATCCTTTATAACACAATAAATATCATTGCAATATTCTTTAAGAACCTTTAAGCCACCTATATTTATATCTATTAAAAAGCAACTTTTTATTTCACTTGCACCAGCTAATTTTAATAATTTCATACAGGCAATACTAGTGCCTCCAGTTGCTAATAAATCATCCATAAAAAGAACTTTTACATCTTTTTTGCCTAAAAATGCGTCCTTTTTCATCTCTACTTTATCGCTTCCATACTCTAAATCATATTCAACGCTAATTACATCTCCAGGAAGCTTATTTTTCTTTCTAATAGGAACAAAAGGAATATTTAAAACAGCACCTAAAGCAGCTGCAAATATAAAGCCACGACTCTCAGCTCCTACAATGAAATCAAAGCTTTCATTTTTATATTTTTCTTTTAAATGAGAAATTAGCATATTCCAACCATCATTATCTGCTAAAAGTGTAGTAATATCAGCAAAGATTATGCCTTCTTTTGGGTAGTTTGCATATCTTTTAATCTTTTGATTTAATAATTTTTCTATTTCCATAGTTTTTCCTTATAGTAAGCTTTCAATTTTTGCTTCTAATTCTTTGATTTTTGCGTTTAGTTTATTGTTTTCTAAACGATATTGAGAATTTCTTGTTCTTAAGCTTGTTAATTCGCCTTTTACCTTGTCTAATTCTTCGTTTAATACATCAATATTTCCAAGTGATCGTTGGAGTTGGGTTTGTAGCTTTCTCATAACCACTTCAGTATCATCAAAATTTGTCTTTAAAAACTCTTTTGAAGCTCTTTCTTTATTTAACAAAGACCTATAATAATAAGTCATTACAATAAAATATATGCAAATACAAACTAAAGCAGTAATTACCATCCATATAAATAGCATTTAATTTCCTAGCTTACGCACTCTAATTTCATGCCTTCCACCTAGAAAAGGCGTATTAATAAAAGTAAGTATTAGCTCTTTTGCTAAGTCAAAATCAATAAATCTAGCTCCAAGTGAAATAACATTAGCATCATTATGTTCTCTTGCTAATTGTGCGTATTCTTTAGAGTGGCAAAGTGCTGCACGGATGTGCGAATGGCGATTTGCTGCTATGCTAATTCCTATTCCTGTGCCACAAATTATAACTCCGATTGAATTAGGATTATTTTTAAGCTCATTTGCTAACTTATTCGCATAATCAGGATAATCAACGCTCTCATCGCTATCGCAACCTAGATTTATACATTCATAATCTTTAGAAAAATAATCAATTAAATCAAACTTTAGTTTAGTTGCTGCATGGTCGTTTGCAAAATAAATTCTCATCGTTTCCCTTATAATATAAATGTTTTTTAGTTTAATATTTAAGAGTTAATTAATAATACTCTCTAGCTTCTCGCTTTAAATCTCTTTCTTTAATACTTTGACGTTTATCGTGAAGATTTTTACCTTTTGCTAAAGCTAGAGTTCCTTTTAAAATTCCACGCTTAAAATAGCAATTTAATATCACTAAAGTATAACCATCGGTGCTGATTTTGCCTATTAATTTATCAATTTCTGCTCTTTTTAAAAGTAGTTTTCTAGCACGTCTATCTTCGTGCGAAAAATACTTATTATCAGTATTCATATGTCCTACATGCGAATCAAGCAGCCAAGCTTCGCCTTTAATAATTCTTACAAAAGAATCTTTTAAGTTTATTTTGCCGTGTCTAATAGCTACAACTTCACTGCCTTGTAATACAAACCCACATTCATAAGTATCTATAATGCTGTATTCAAATCTAGCTTTTTTATTTTCTGCAACGCTTTTCATTAATTTCCTTAAAATGAATATATAAGCCCGATTTTAGCGTAATTTTGATTAGCAATTAAGCTTAAACGATAATTTTTATAATCATAATATGAATTAAAATTTATATGAGATTTATCAAAACTAAGCTTTATTCCAAAATTATTAAAATCCTTCACAAAACCAAGAGCTAAACCATAATTATTAGCCCCAACAAACAAACCATTATAAGAATATCCTAAGAAAAAATTAGCAAAAGTTCTAGCCTTTTTGTATCTAATTCCTAATTCAAATTCGTAGCTAAAATTATTAAATTCACTTATACTTATAGGAGAAAAATATCTTTTATTAAAAGAAAACAAATTTAAACTATGAGATAATTTATCATTTAGGCTTAGCAAAGTAATTAAAAAATTAGAACTATTAAAACCATCATACTCATAAAATAAAGCTGCTTTATAAAAATTAATTTTTTTATTAGTATTAAGTGATACAAATCTTAAAGGAATTAAACTTTTTTTTAAACTAACATCATATTTGTTTGCATATTCACTTAAGGCTGATGAGCAGTTTTTGCCTAAAAATGTATAAGTATCAAGAGTGTCGCTTTCATAAAATAAAGCCGATAAATTAGCTTCTTCGCTATCATTTAAATTTAGTGGATAGCACTCAACAAATCTTTTATCATCTTCATAAAACTTTACTAATTTATCTTTAGGCAAAATTTGTAAAATTCCTTCTACACCAAAAAGCGCTAATAAATTATCTTTAACATTTAAATCGCTATTTAAATTAAAACTAGCAGCTTTATTGTTATATGCTAAAAATAAATGTCCAAACATAGTATCAAGTCGCTTATAATCTTCGCTCACGTAACAAACACTAATTTCACTAGCTTTTACAAAAATACTTAAAATCAATAAAAATACAAATCTCATCTTATTATTTTACTTTTTTTGTTAGCATAAAAGTAAAAAAGGAGAAATAATGCAAATAATTGAATTATTCAAAAATGTAAAATATCCTAATTTTCAAAAGGATATTGTAAGTTTTGGCTTTGTTAAAAAATGCGAATTAGCAGGCGATATTATTTTAATGGATATTGAAATTCCAGCTACTAGCATTGAAGTTGCAAACGCTATAAGAAACGAATGTGAAGCAATAGCAAGAAATAATAACTATAAGCTAGAGCTTAAAATCATTCAACCAAAACTAGAAGAGCCAGAAATAAAAAGACCAAAAATCAAAAATCTAGCCCCACAAATTAAGCATTTTGTAATGATTAGTAGTGGAAAAGGCGGTGTTGGTAAAAGCACAACAACTCTAAATCTAGCACTAAGCTTAGCAAAACTAGGCAAAAAAGTTGGAGTATTAGATGCTGATATTTATGGACCTAATATGCCTAGAATGCTTGGGGCTGAAGATGAAAAACCAGTAGTAGTAGGCAATAAACTTCGCCCTATTAAAGCTTATGGAATTGAGCTTATGAGCATGGGAAATCTAATTGAAGCAGGACAAGGACTAATGTGGAGAGGCTCTATGGTTATGAAAGCAATTGAGCAATTATTAAGCGATGTTCTTTGGAGTGAGCTTGATGTGTTATTGCTTGATATGCCTCCTGGAACTGGTGATGCGCAAATTACTTT
Protein-coding regions in this window:
- a CDS encoding HAMP domain-containing sensor histidine kinase, with protein sequence MSRQALLITLIIIIFSLLSVGILKLSVANDKNTTLLELVAFSNKEFGDLKDAKVCIFNDEEVLSCELNINEIREDFIYKCHNSYLYYKYQKKINGKIYDVVLGKPCVYNKSLVNTIIVFGGGAFILFILIYLVYKDNIKSLIWYKNTINTFFYDAMHELKTPLGVALLNTDMLEESKYQKRIKAALNQMKTTYDDVGFYIENPNAKYPLKNINFSIFLKNRINFFMTIASLKSVEFELGISDDLFVLISEVELLRLVDNNLSNALKYTKVNSKVKVILEKQDNKMYFIIQDEGIGIKDTKRIWQRYAREDLAQGGFGLGLNIVRNICKKYDILYEAYNYEKGAIFKYTFKA
- a CDS encoding response regulator transcription factor; its protein translation is MEILLLEDDYIYATSICEYLQDLGFSVDVFSDGDLACKTIANKFYHLYILDVKVINTSGFEVLAYIKSLNIASPVMMMTSRTDIASIKKGYELGCNEYLKKPFELDELKYRVKELLKQFFHTNNQIIKIANDFTYDYLNKTLSKNNKIVELTNKEINLVEYLLGNKSSFVSVNNIYEYVWNNEVLEQSDVSDVRVYVKRIRAKTSDDFIISQRGLGYKINV
- the ychF gene encoding redox-regulated ATPase YchF is translated as MGLSVGIVGLPNVGKSTTFNALTKAANAQAANYPFCTIEPNKAVVEVPDHRLNELAKIVNPQRIMHSMIEFVDIAGLVKGASKGEGLGNKFLANIRETDLILHIVRCFDDENITHVEGGVDPIRDIEIINLELILADIEQLNKKLDRLAKEAKANLKGAKECLELAQDLLKHLEDGKMASEYANRDSEAFLTLNKELRLLSAKEVIYGVNVSEDELLDDNDYVKKVREYAAKSNHSVMKLCAKLEEDLVGMDEAEANEFLNELGVSESGLAAIIRTSFAKLNLISYFTCGVQEVRSWTIHKGYKAPKAASVIHNDFEKGFIKAEVISYDDFIACGGEAKAKEAGKLRLEGKDYEVIDGDIMHFRFNV
- a CDS encoding leucyl aminopeptidase, producing MQIVFNDTNTDFKVCFIQNKDLSKFDDDEFFKINDYKGVGSICNLAKRTLYIGLSEELTYASLIASVGSAIKTIKNLNIKSLSIEYLNIGCEFYSAYAIIYGVLAALYEFNKYQKEPKNSKIELISLLVNASDDIKEGVRLAEVLANACEDVKNIVNEIPSTYNQLSFEQDALKLAKEFDLECNIYSDDYMQKEGMNAFLAVNRASAYPAKLIHLAYKPKNAKKRIVYVGKGLVYDTGGLSLKPADYMLTMKADKSGAAAVLGILKAAKLLNLDYEIHGIIGAAQNCISEKSYMPDDVVISKEGVSIEVRNTDAEGRLVLADCLSFAQDLKPDLLIDLATLTGACVVGLSEYTSGIMGYNEELQNEFYENSKRSGEYTCVLHFNPHIKELIKSKIADVSNTGSSRYGGAISAGMFLGEFIRKEYKDKWLHLDIAGPAYLEKAWGENSYGASAAGVRMNIINLLRMARRK
- a CDS encoding DedA family protein; the protein is MDMILEFFSSFFADPEGVLTALFRDKIVLASIIIFLWCTLEGETALILAGLAAHGEHIHIGLITFIAGCGGFVGDQVYFYIGRYSKNYIRKKLKAQRRKFAVAQILLQKYGWPIIFIQRYMYGFRTVIPMSIGLTNYSAKKFAIINFISAQVWAAITIFTVYIFGEQIWAIINWAKNHWYLAAILIVGFLCLILYAFKSLENKLLSKKGKKNANSI
- the apt gene encoding adenine phosphoribosyltransferase, whose translation is MEIEKLLNQKIKRYANYPKEGIIFADITTLLADNDGWNMLISHLKEKYKNESFDFIVGAESRGFIFAAALGAVLNIPFVPIRKKNKLPGDVISVEYDLEYGSDKVEMKKDAFLGKKDVKVLFMDDLLATGGTSIACMKLLKLAGASEIKSCFLIDINIGGLKVLKEYCNDIYCVIKD
- a CDS encoding RpiB/LacA/LacB family sugar-phosphate isomerase; this encodes MRIYFANDHAATKLKFDLIDYFSKDYECINLGCDSDESVDYPDYANKLANELKNNPNSIGVIICGTGIGISIAANRHSHIRAALCHSKEYAQLAREHNDANVISLGARFIDFDLAKELILTFINTPFLGGRHEIRVRKLGN
- the smpB gene encoding SsrA-binding protein SmpB produces the protein MKSVAENKKARFEYSIIDTYECGFVLQGSEVVAIRHGKINLKDSFVRIIKGEAWLLDSHVGHMNTDNKYFSHEDRRARKLLLKRAEIDKLIGKISTDGYTLVILNCYFKRGILKGTLALAKGKNLHDKRQSIKERDLKREAREYY
- a CDS encoding DUF4105 domain-containing protein; translation: MRFVFLLILSIFVKASEISVCYVSEDYKRLDTMFGHLFLAYNNKAASFNLNSDLNVKDNLLALFGVEGILQILPKDKLVKFYEDDKRFVECYPLNLNDSEEANLSALFYESDTLDTYTFLGKNCSSALSEYANKYDVSLKKSLIPLRFVSLNTNKKINFYKAALFYEYDGFNSSNFLITLLSLNDKLSHSLNLFSFNKRYFSPISISEFNNFSYEFELGIRYKKARTFANFFLGYSYNGLFVGANNYGLALGFVKDFNNFGIKLSFDKSHINFNSYYDYKNYRLSLIANQNYAKIGLIYSF
- a CDS encoding Mrp/NBP35 family ATP-binding protein; its protein translation is MQIIELFKNVKYPNFQKDIVSFGFVKKCELAGDIILMDIEIPATSIEVANAIRNECEAIARNNNYKLELKIIQPKLEEPEIKRPKIKNLAPQIKHFVMISSGKGGVGKSTTTLNLALSLAKLGKKVGVLDADIYGPNMPRMLGAEDEKPVVVGNKLRPIKAYGIELMSMGNLIEAGQGLMWRGSMVMKAIEQLLSDVLWSELDVLLLDMPPGTGDAQITLAQSVPVSAGVCVSTPQAVSLDDSRRAMDMFAKLNIPVAGIIENMSGFICPNCEIEHEIFGKGGALNLAHEYDCSILGCIPIDLSIRSGGDSGKPVSMCEPNSVVAKRYEEAAFKLIEFLNTAKADNSSIQPTSNTPACH